A window of the Rhodoferax sp. GW822-FHT02A01 genome harbors these coding sequences:
- the rpoZ gene encoding DNA-directed RNA polymerase subunit omega — protein sequence MARITVEDCLEKIPNRFQLVLAATYRARMLSQGHTAKIESKNKPGVTALREIAAGKIGIEMLKKVPL from the coding sequence ATGGCCCGTATTACCGTCGAAGATTGCCTGGAAAAGATCCCCAATCGCTTTCAGCTCGTGTTGGCAGCCACCTACCGCGCCCGCATGCTCAGCCAAGGCCACACGGCCAAGATCGAGAGCAAGAACAAGCCTGGCGTGACTGCCTTGCGCGAAATCGCCGCTGGCAAGATCGGCATCGAGATGCTCAAGAAAGTGCCTCTCTGA
- a CDS encoding response regulator transcription factor yields the protein MHARRQILIVDDDTEITALLADFLVRYGYTAHVANDGVEMFRQLGAHAIDLIVLDAMLPGADGMSLVRDMRRHSRIPIIMLTARSSAYDRILGLESGADDYMGKPFEPRELVSRIQSVLRRSFVAKETPAASVGNSVICFDGWELHCDNRCLYSPEGLVVALSEAEFRLMCTFLHNPQQLFQRAQLLKLAREGSTDTIGRSIDLLVSRLRQKLACMPDGQNMIKTVRGGGYMFNVRSVLDRTQSRQHQRIAGLSGH from the coding sequence ATGCACGCACGTAGACAGATATTGATTGTCGATGACGACACTGAAATCACCGCCTTGCTGGCCGATTTTCTGGTTCGCTATGGCTACACAGCCCATGTGGCAAATGACGGCGTGGAAATGTTCCGGCAGTTGGGCGCGCATGCCATCGACCTGATAGTGCTGGACGCCATGCTGCCCGGCGCCGACGGCATGTCCCTGGTCCGCGACATGCGGCGACATTCCCGCATCCCCATCATCATGCTCACCGCGCGCAGCAGCGCATATGACCGCATTCTGGGACTGGAAAGCGGCGCAGATGACTACATGGGAAAGCCGTTCGAACCCCGCGAACTGGTGTCACGCATCCAGTCCGTACTGCGCCGCAGTTTCGTTGCCAAGGAGACACCTGCCGCCTCTGTTGGCAACAGCGTCATCTGCTTTGACGGTTGGGAGCTGCATTGCGACAACCGCTGCCTGTATTCGCCGGAGGGATTGGTTGTGGCGCTGTCCGAGGCGGAATTCCGCCTCATGTGCACCTTTCTCCACAATCCACAGCAGCTTTTCCAGCGCGCTCAGCTGTTGAAGCTGGCGCGTGAAGGGTCCACCGACACGATTGGCCGCAGCATTGATTTGCTTGTTTCGCGCCTGCGCCAAAAGCTTGCCTGCATGCCCGACGGCCAGAACATGATCAAGACCGTGCGTGGCGGCGGCTATATGTTCAACGTGCGCTCCGTGCTGGACCGGACGCAAAGCCGCCAGCACCAACGGATTGCAGGACTGAGCGGTCACTGA
- the gmk gene encoding guanylate kinase, producing MDYPGNLFVVAAPSGAGKSSLVKALLELDSHVQPSVSHTTRPPRGQEKHGREYFFVSNSEFDAMVAADAFVEWAHVHSQRYGTSKKAIEERMSQGADVILEIDFQGALQIKKIFSNAVCIFILPPSWEELRSRLERRGEDAPEVIELRMKNAQAEVAQVDKFDFVIINELFDRALFDLKAIVHSQRLKFSAQRRARAETFKALQIP from the coding sequence ATGGACTACCCAGGAAACCTCTTTGTCGTCGCGGCTCCCAGCGGGGCTGGCAAGTCCAGTCTGGTCAAGGCGTTGCTGGAACTGGATTCGCATGTGCAACCGTCAGTGTCCCACACCACGCGCCCGCCGCGCGGCCAGGAAAAGCATGGCCGCGAGTACTTCTTTGTGTCCAACAGCGAGTTTGACGCCATGGTGGCGGCAGATGCATTCGTAGAGTGGGCCCATGTGCACAGTCAACGCTACGGAACCTCCAAAAAGGCAATTGAAGAGCGCATGTCCCAAGGCGCTGATGTGATTCTGGAAATCGACTTTCAAGGCGCGCTGCAGATAAAAAAAATCTTCTCCAATGCGGTATGCATCTTCATCCTGCCGCCCAGTTGGGAAGAACTGCGCTCACGGCTAGAACGCCGTGGCGAAGACGCACCCGAAGTGATCGAACTGCGCATGAAAAACGCCCAGGCCGAGGTCGCCCAGGTGGATAAATTCGACTTCGTTATAATCAACGAGCTGTTTGACCGTGCGCTCTTCGATCTGAAAGCCATAGTCCACTCGCAACGGCTCAAGTTTTCGGCACAGCGTCGTGCCCGGGCCGAAACATTCAAAGCGTTGCAAATTCCGTAG
- a CDS encoding bifunctional (p)ppGpp synthetase/guanosine-3',5'-bis(diphosphate) 3'-pyrophosphohydrolase — MGTATTTPIPVNAAVANAASASFAGLTAKLDYLSASDVEQVRAAYRFADQAHLGQLRNSGEPYITHPIAVAAQCAEWKLDAQALMAALLHDALEDCGVTKIELIERFGSPVAELVDGLTKLDKLQFNTREENQAESFRKMLLAMARDVRVILIKLADRSHNMRTLSDSPRSKWGRIASETLDIYAPIAHRLGLNNTYRELQDLSFKHLRPWRYAILTKAVTKARSRRRDLIQKVQKDVEAVFAGANMPVRIAGREKSLFSIYKKMQNKHLSFAQVTDIYGLRILVPTVIDCYKALGLLHQLYKPVPGRFKDHIAIAKLNGYQSLHTTLVGPAGINVEFQMRTEAMHIVAESGVAAHWLYKASHPDASSDRLGSQWLQSLLDIQDETRDAAEFWDHVKVDLFPDAVYVFTPKSQILALPRGATVVDFAYAIHSNVGDRTVAARINGEQVPLRTELKNGDVVEVVTAQISAPNPNWLDFVRTGRARSKIRHHLKTMEQTESESLGERLLQQALRAEGFDTFTGDQADFAAIWDKLLRFTGNKTRNELLTDIGLGKRIANIVAKRLVHLLTEAGHKPDALLLTRERFTAHESGAASGIVLDGSESASVQFAKCCMPIPGDKIVGYLGRGEGLVVHTQDCQVARRLRHKDAERFIGVEWSEEPVRSFKTSITVTGSNSKGMLAKMATALAAAEADIIDIDMGQEGGQEARQLRFLVSVRDTAHLEVALRNLRHTPSVLKAERSGAAGNAEPS; from the coding sequence ATGGGCACCGCCACCACCACTCCAATACCGGTCAACGCGGCAGTCGCCAATGCGGCTTCTGCCAGCTTCGCCGGCCTGACCGCCAAGCTGGACTATCTGTCTGCCAGCGACGTGGAACAGGTGCGCGCGGCCTACCGTTTCGCTGACCAGGCTCACCTGGGCCAGCTGCGCAACAGCGGCGAGCCCTACATCACCCACCCGATTGCCGTGGCGGCGCAATGCGCGGAGTGGAAGCTGGATGCCCAGGCCCTGATGGCCGCCCTGCTGCATGACGCGCTGGAAGATTGCGGCGTCACCAAGATTGAACTGATCGAACGCTTTGGTTCCCCTGTGGCCGAGCTGGTGGATGGCCTGACCAAGCTGGACAAGCTGCAATTCAATACGCGCGAGGAAAACCAAGCTGAGTCTTTCCGCAAGATGCTGCTGGCCATGGCGCGCGACGTGCGCGTCATCCTGATCAAGCTGGCTGACCGCTCCCACAACATGCGCACGCTGTCGGACAGCCCGCGCTCCAAATGGGGACGCATTGCCTCCGAAACACTGGACATTTACGCGCCGATTGCCCACCGCCTGGGGCTGAACAACACCTACCGGGAGCTGCAGGACCTGTCCTTCAAGCACCTGAGGCCCTGGCGCTATGCGATTCTCACCAAGGCCGTCACCAAGGCCCGCAGCCGCAGGCGCGACCTGATCCAGAAAGTGCAAAAGGACGTAGAGGCCGTGTTTGCCGGAGCGAACATGCCGGTGCGCATCGCCGGGCGTGAAAAATCCCTCTTCTCCATCTACAAGAAGATGCAGAACAAGCACCTGAGCTTTGCCCAGGTGACCGACATCTACGGTCTGCGCATCCTGGTGCCCACGGTGATCGACTGTTACAAGGCACTGGGACTGCTGCACCAGCTCTACAAGCCGGTTCCTGGCCGCTTCAAGGACCACATCGCCATTGCCAAGCTCAACGGCTACCAATCGCTGCACACGACCCTGGTGGGCCCGGCGGGCATCAACGTCGAGTTCCAGATGCGTACCGAGGCCATGCACATCGTGGCCGAGTCCGGCGTGGCAGCGCATTGGCTGTACAAGGCCAGCCACCCCGATGCGTCGAGTGACCGGCTGGGAAGCCAGTGGCTGCAAAGCCTGCTCGACATCCAGGACGAAACCCGTGACGCCGCCGAATTCTGGGACCACGTCAAGGTGGATCTGTTCCCCGACGCTGTGTACGTGTTTACCCCGAAGTCGCAGATTCTGGCGCTGCCGCGCGGCGCCACCGTGGTCGACTTTGCCTATGCCATCCACAGCAACGTGGGGGACCGCACGGTGGCAGCCCGCATCAACGGCGAACAGGTCCCGCTGCGTACCGAGCTGAAAAACGGGGATGTGGTGGAGGTGGTCACCGCACAGATATCCGCGCCCAACCCGAACTGGCTAGACTTTGTGCGCACCGGACGGGCACGCTCCAAGATACGCCACCACCTCAAGACCATGGAGCAGACCGAGTCGGAGAGCCTGGGAGAGCGCTTGTTGCAACAGGCTCTGCGCGCCGAGGGGTTTGACACCTTCACCGGAGATCAGGCCGACTTTGCAGCGATCTGGGACAAACTGCTGCGCTTTACCGGCAACAAGACACGCAACGAACTGTTGACCGACATCGGTCTGGGCAAACGCATTGCCAATATCGTGGCCAAGCGCCTGGTGCACCTGCTGACAGAAGCGGGGCACAAGCCCGATGCCCTGCTGCTGACGCGCGAGCGCTTTACCGCGCACGAATCGGGTGCCGCGTCCGGCATCGTTCTGGACGGCAGCGAGAGCGCCTCGGTTCAGTTTGCCAAGTGTTGCATGCCCATTCCGGGCGACAAGATCGTGGGCTACCTGGGACGCGGCGAGGGGCTGGTGGTACACACACAAGATTGCCAGGTGGCGCGCAGGCTGCGCCACAAGGACGCGGAGCGTTTCATTGGTGTGGAATGGTCGGAGGAACCGGTGCGCTCCTTCAAGACCAGCATCACCGTCACCGGCAGCAACAGCAAAGGCATGCTGGCCAAGATGGCAACCGCGCTGGCTGCGGCCGAGGCGGACATCATCGATATCGACATGGGACAGGAAGGCGGCCAGGAGGCCAGGCAGTTGCGCTTCCTGGTATCCGTTCGCGACACCGCCCACCTGGAAGTGGCACTGCGCAATTTGCGCCATACCCCCAGCGTGCTCAAGGCGGAGCGCAGCGGTGCTGCCGGCAACGCGGAGCCAAGCTAG